The sequence below is a genomic window from Daphnia pulicaria isolate SC F1-1A chromosome 6, SC_F0-13Bv2, whole genome shotgun sequence.
TCCACCTTTCCGCTATTTTTCCAtcatgggattcgaacccctGCGGTGTATGTGATTCATGCACACTTTCTATTTTCTCTATTGATTCGTTTGAAAGTCGAAAATCGGAAGTTCAGTGCTAATTTTTGCTCGACAAGTAATTAATTCACTAGCTGGAACTAGTTTTCAAATACATGAATGGTCCACTTTGCCGGAAGCCAAATGTCTGATGGTTGAGCGATACATCAATATTTGGCACGACACTTGATCTTCCTCCTTCTGCCCTCCTATTGTCGCATTTCAATTTGTCAATAGACAGTTTCATTGAGAACATTCCTAGAAATATGAGTTATAATCGAAAATTTTAGGCTCCCCCCGGGaccagaaatgaaaatgaagtcACAGTTGCCATGGCGAACATCAATGCGGATTCTGCCGGTTCCGCGCTTGATAATCTTGCCCAGGTATTGATACCTTTGTCCCGCCAGTTCATTCTGTATGTAACCTCAcgtctgttctttttttttctaatattttGAAAGGCTACTGACCTGTCTCGAAGTGAGGCTTCCGAAGAGGACAAAATCAAGGCCATGATGACACAAAGTACTCAGGACTACGATCCATCTAAGTAAATATTTCAACGATCTTGCgtcgaaattattatttatattattttttatcagATATATGAAAATTCGTGGTCAAGGTCAAGTAGGACCCGTTCCTGGTAACTATTGTTGTTTCAAATGCGGTATGCCTGGTCATTGGATCAAACAATGCCCCTTGAACTTGGTAAGACTCATTTCTCGAAGTCAAATTGTAACATCATATTAAcgaaatttatttgttcacGATTTTAGACAATGGACATTAAGAAGAGTACCGGAATTCCAAGAAGTTTCATGGTACCTGTTGAAGGTCCAGAGGTTCCTGGAGCGATGATGACTCCATCGGGGCATTTTGCTGTCCCTGCAATTGACCAGTAAGTTTCTTTAGCTAATTTGAAGTTCAATAAGTGTAACACACCAAAAATGCTTTTCTTATTAGTGAGGCATATCGAGAGATCAAGAAAGAACGACCGCCTTTTCAGGCTGAATCGCCGACACCCGAGGTGGTAAAACCTGTCATTCCATCTGAATTACTGTGTTCTCTGTGCAAAGATCTATTGTCTGACGCAGTACTTATTCCCTGCTGTGGAGATTCCTTCTGTGATGACTGTAAGTTTTAtcagtttatttttaacaacatttttattcgGTTTTAACGGTTTTCTATGATTCCTCGAAGGCATACGAGCCCTACTTCTCGATTCAGAGGAGCAGGAATGTCCTCAGTGCCACACGAAAGCTGTTTCGCCTGACACACTGATACCAAATCGGTTTTTACGTACGGCTGTCACCAATTTTCGAAGCGAAACGGGATATACGAAAGCTGCTCCCGTTGTCGcccctgctgctgttgtggaACCTGTTGTTGTTCCTGAAGTCAAAGAAGATATTGAGGACGAGAAAGAAGAACCCGAACTGATTTTAGAGGTAAAATTGAAAGTATATTTGTGATTGCGTCGATGGTATGATGTTATCATTCTTTATTTCAAAAGGATGAAGAATTCAAGGAAGAAATTGCAACTTCTCCGGTGGCTGAAGAAGAGTTTAATGAAGAACCGAGTGAACCACCTCCACCGGGCGGAGAAAGCCTCGAAGAAGTTAGAGTCCCTACGCCTACGGTCGATGAAAAGCCTCCTGCAACTCCGACTGCTAGTGCTGAGGGTACCCAGGCTGATGTGGTTAAACAGTCACCTACCGCACCTTCGAAAAGTACCCCACCGGCAGTCAACAATTTGTCTATTTTAGCTCAGAAAGCTCCATTGATTGCACTTCAACAAGCTTTATTACAAGGAAATCCACTCTTGCTTGGTATGATCTATAATGTAGTTCCAGAAGAGATTGTTTCTCTAAGGCATTGTAAATATCGTTACAGGCTCGCAGAATATACAACAGATTGCCCTAATTCAACAAGGGCTGATGGCGATGCAGCGTATTCCTCATTCTTCACAGTCAGCCCCTTTGTTGCCTACACCCACTCCAATACAGACTGCTCCGGTTTCGCAGACAATACCGCCGCAGAATTCTGTTCCGATTCAGCCACTCATGACTGCCCAACCTCCCACTCACATACCACCTCCGGGATTCCCTCGATCCATGCCACCGCCTAGATTTCAGGGTCCATCGATCCCCCCTCCTGGTGCTAGACCAATGATGCCTCCAGGAGGACCAAGAGGACTACCTCCAATGGGTTACCCAGGGTAAAATGAACATAGTAGAGTGACTTTTGAATTTAACAAGCAATTCTTAAAGCAAATTTTCCTTGTTTGCGTCATAGTGCTCCGCCGTTTCCTCCTAATGGCATGGGAATGCCTCCAGGCTACGGCAATCATGCTTCTAGTGCAGCCAGTCAACTGGCCAGCCACCCGATTTTACAGCAAGGGTATTTATAATAGTTCAATTCCTTTTGTTTGAATCGCACTTAAAATGTGCCATTGAATAATGAATTTCAGTGTGATCGAAGACCCCTTGGCTGCCTTTGAGAAACTCttgaaggagaaagaagaacgTGACAGAGCACGAAAAAAGCGAAGATCAATTTCGCGGTCAAGGAGTCGCTCTCGGTCTAGAACACGTCGATCTAAATCACCTAGGCAGCGGAGTCGATCGCGCAGTGGATCTCCTCCCCGAAGGCAATTAtcgttcttttctattttgaaaatccTTGCGTTATGTTTTGGTTACACTTACATTTTGTCATCCCTGAAGGagacattttctttgatttccttaTCGTGTGccgatttatttcaatttttttttttacatttcgaCACTTGACTCCTGTTTCCTTTTTGCCTTTCTTGTTTGTCACGGTACACGTACGTAGAAAAAGACGTTGACTAATCTCGTGTTGGTTGTGAATGGTTTAGACGTTCTCGATCTCATTCTCCCAGCCGACGGAGAAGAAGTCCAGCAGTACGTGCTCGCAGAGGTAGATCGCGATCGCGGTCTCCATCGGGTGGGAGATCTCCTAGTCCTCGGAGCGGACGTCATGGGTTTTACGATCGGTCACCGTCACATGGATCCCCtggaaggtaaaaaaaaaaaaataataataataatttttcttcctaTAATTCAATCAAGTGTTTCaaatttgtctttctttcCATTAAAGATACCCTCGAGAGTATCGTGAAGAGTTTCCTAATGCTGCATCGGCAAATTATTACCCACCATACGGTTATCCACCTATGGGTCCACAAGGCCTACCAATGAGAGGATACGGCGGTCCTCCAGGTCCAATGGGCCCGATCGGCAGAGGTGGCCCCATGGGTGGTTATGTACCACGAGGACCACACTTTGGAATCGGCATGCCTAGAGGAATGGGACCACGTGGACCCTACCCTCCTGGATACATGGGACCAAGAGGACCGATGGGAATCGTAGGTGCTCCTCCTTCTCTGCTCTCACTCGACCTGGGAAGAGGTCGTGGATATCGAGAAGAACGACGGACTGACTACGAGCGTGAATACTACAACCCCGAAGCAGACCGAACTCGCCGTTCACCTCCGCCACCTCCACCTGGAGAATTTGAATCAGACGCTCCTCTTATTTACACTAAACCACGTCGTCCAGATCAGCCCGAAAAAGGCCCAGAAAAGCCCAGAGAAAGAATCAAAGAGCGCGAACGTGAAAGAGATCACGGCCATATGAAGGATGGCCGAGAGCGGGAACGCGAAAGGGATCGGGAGCGAGGAGATCGAGACAAGGAAAGAGAACGTGATCGTGACCGTGAGAGGGAGAGGGAGCGAGAACGGGAacgagacagagagagagatcgtgaacgggaaaaagGCAGATCTCGACACGAAGTCCGGGATACTAAAGATACCAGTCGACGAACGGAAGCCATTTCGCGAGAACGGGATCGTGATCGAGCGGGATCTCCCAGTTCGGTCAGCAGCAAGTCCAGTACGACTACCAAGGAGAAATccaaggagaaggaaaaagaaagagatcgtgaaaaggagaagaaaaaggaaaagaaagaaaaggatgaagaggacaagaagaaggacaagaaacgcaagaagaagaaggaaaaagaaaaggagaaagacaaggagaaagaaaagaaggacaagaaaaaaagcaaacacgACAAAAAGAAGAGCGCCGACAGCGAAGACCGCGAAGCTGAAGCTGTACGAACGCAAAACCAATTGGACCAGCCATCAATTCCTGGTAAATTTGTTTTGCcttcaaaaaaattggtgTCATCAGTTTGGTAGTTTTATTGACAGTTTCCTATTTTGTATTTGACAGGCGATCGTAGCGGAGTGATGGACGATTCTGCCACAACAGGAGTCGACAGAGCGAAATTGGAGCATGCAAATCATCGAGAGAGCGATGACTTTCGAATTCCGACAGTTCCAGAGGAAGAAGCCGCCTTAGAAGATGTTCTTATCATAACCACTGACAAAAGCCTCGAATCACTCGTGGACGACATCCCACCTACAGAAGAAGATCCCGACAGTTCTAAAACAGTGAAAAAGGATAGAAGCagggaaagagagagggaCGATAAAGTGAAAGAAACCAAAGTTCTGCCACTTCCGCACTCGCGCTGGG
It includes:
- the LOC124343121 gene encoding E3 ubiquitin-protein ligase RBBP6-like, coding for MSIHYKFKSAIDYDTITFDGLHISVSDLKKAIVHQKKLGKATDFDLMITNAQTNEVYTDESALIAKNTSLIVARVPVAGATNKKFWDRGEPSLIGTTSSSNSSSSKGAPPGTRNENEVTVAMANINADSAGSALDNLAQATDLSRSEASEEDKIKAMMTQSTQDYDPSKYMKIRGQGQVGPVPGNYCCFKCGMPGHWIKQCPLNLTMDIKKSTGIPRSFMVPVEGPEVPGAMMTPSGHFAVPAIDHEAYREIKKERPPFQAESPTPEVVKPVIPSELLCSLCKDLLSDAVLIPCCGDSFCDDCIRALLLDSEEQECPQCHTKAVSPDTLIPNRFLRTAVTNFRSETGYTKAAPVVAPAAVVEPVVVPEVKEDIEDEKEEPELILEDEEFKEEIATSPVAEEEFNEEPSEPPPPGGESLEEVRVPTPTVDEKPPATPTASAEGTQADVVKQSPTAPSKSTPPAVNNLSILAQKAPLIALQQALLQGNPLLLGSQNIQQIALIQQGLMAMQRIPHSSQSAPLLPTPTPIQTAPVSQTIPPQNSVPIQPLMTAQPPTHIPPPGFPRSMPPPRFQGPSIPPPGARPMMPPGGPRGLPPMGYPGAPPFPPNGMGMPPGYGNHASSAASQLASHPILQQGVIEDPLAAFEKLLKEKEERDRARKKRRSISRSRSRSRSRTRRSKSPRQRSRSRSGSPPRRRSRSHSPSRRRRSPAVRARRGRSRSRSPSGGRSPSPRSGRHGFYDRSPSHGSPGRYPREYREEFPNAASANYYPPYGYPPMGPQGLPMRGYGGPPGPMGPIGRGGPMGGYVPRGPHFGIGMPRGMGPRGPYPPGYMGPRGPMGIVGAPPSLLSLDLGRGRGYREERRTDYEREYYNPEADRTRRSPPPPPPGEFESDAPLIYTKPRRPDQPEKGPEKPRERIKERERERDHGHMKDGRERERERDRERGDRDKERERDRDRERERERERERDRERDREREKGRSRHEVRDTKDTSRRTEAISRERDRDRAGSPSSVSSKSSTTTKEKSKEKEKERDREKEKKKEKKEKDEEDKKKDKKRKKKKEKEKEKDKEKEKKDKKKSKHDKKKSADSEDREAEAVRTQNQLDQPSIPGDRSGVMDDSATTGVDRAKLEHANHRESDDFRIPTVPEEEAALEDVLIITTDKSLESLVDDIPPTEEDPDSSKTVKKDRSRERERDDKVKETKVLPLPHSRWEEDSEEDEGIDSVKNVTDVGAIGGDSGQVKRPDNAIFRRAISAIKPKVIEIKLRPERRVLLDSVPEKIGEIEMDDSGNARVSPDSLLNLRVAAAAAPVVVPKFNPALVDLKLLDVDEKKKSVRDRLGDKIEPEQPPARNHDKSDDTKDTKVDKSKEKKDGGKKDKEKRSSPAKDKKDRKEDKRDKDKRSRAKEKDKDKKHKRKEKEEKKSKEDKEKKDEMKPSNTDVRHGDKTKSSKNDDKQIDKDKEKSEKIKKRKRSWSSSTSSSSSSSTSDSESSSSESGGGGGGKRKKKNRKKRHVSSSSDSSDSSREPKKKKKKSKKTSSKRKQKKTSSQ